GCCCTATCTATCTCAGGAGTTTTTGCAGATAAATTTTTATTTTACGGTTTTTTGCCTCAGAAAAAGGGCAAAAAGGTGAAGGTATTCAGAGAGATATCCACCATGCCTTATGCTTCTGTTTTTTTTGAATCACCCAGGCGGCTTGTAGAGACCCTGGAGTGTATAAGGGATGGTTTTGGAGAGAGGTTTGTTGTGGTATTAAAGGAGATGACAAAGGTATACGAGGATGTAAAACGGGGATATATATCAGAATTGATTGAATATTTTAGAGAACAGGATATAAAGGGTGAATATGTAATCATTGTCGACGGGAGGGAAAAACAAGGGTAAATGTTGTGCCCTTACCTTTAGCACTATCTACCTCTATACTGCCTTCGTGTTCATTAACTATCTCGTGGACTATATATAGTCCAAGACCTATCCCCTGACCCTGTTTTTTTGTGGTAAAAAACGGCTTGAATATATCCTTTAAAACACTCTCATCCATGCCTTCACCGGTATCAGAAATAATACATCTGATATGTGAATCATCGGGGTTGGATGTCTCTATGATGATCATCCCTTCATTATCACCTATGGCATCCATGGAATTCTTGATGAGATTTATAAACACCTGACATAGCCTTGCAGGATTACCCATAATAATACTGTTTTCGCCTTTGAGTCTTTTTTCTATGGTTATCCTCTTGTTTTTATACTGATTATAAAGGATCCTTAAGGCATCTTCCAAGGGATTATGAATATCTGTAAGTATCTTGGTCTCTTCCTTCTGCCTTGAGGCATCTAACAAGCTCTTTACTATATCTCTTGCCCTTTTGAGTTCTTTTAAGGAGAAAGCAAGGTCGTCATGGATTGCATCATCCTCTTTTGTGTGGTCTATATAATATTCAATGGTGCTCATGACGCTTGCTATGGGATTATTGAGCTCATGGGCAACACCTGCTGCAAGTCTACCTACTGCAGCAAGACTCTCACTCTGAATGAGCGCCTTTGTCCTTTCCTCTACCAATCTTTCTAAGGATTTTGAAAAATCCTCTATCTTTTTATATGCCTGGGCATTATCCAGTGCAAGGGCAACGTGGTTGGCAAGCATGGAAAGTATCTCTACATCTTCGCCAGTATACATGGTCATATTACCTTTCTCCCCCAGTAGGATAACACAAGGATGTGCTCTTGAACGAACAGGGACTAAGAGCCTATATCCATTTTTATACATAGGGTCATCTTCATGGATTATTGACGGAGAACTATTTTCTTCCATGTTGGAGACCATCTTTAATATGCATTTATTCAATGAAAATGTCTTTGTAATACGGTCTATTACTATCTTTTTTATCTCTTCTACATTGAGTAGTTCCATTATCTCAAAACTCAGTTCCCTTATTGCCTGTCTACTTTTTATAGATTCCTGTTCCATAAATTCTATAATGAATGTCTGGACCCTCTCTCTTGTAAAATAGACAAACAAAAATGTGAGGATCATGGATATGATATAAATGAGGTCTATGCCTATTGAATGAAGAAAGAATCTCTTCATGAGCGTGGCTACCACTATAAAGAAACCTGCGGACATGACAAGGAGTAAGAAAAAGATGAGCCCTTTGTTTAAAAATATGCGCCATTCCATAATATCGTGTTTGTATATGGAATAAGCAAAAAGACACATGGGTATGAATACAAAATTACCCAATGGATAGAATTCAAACCCCCTCATAACAAACACATCAAAGTGATTTACAGATGCAGCAAGGCCAAAGCTCAAGAGTATATATTTTATCCTTGTCCTCTTTTGCGCTGATTGCTCCATTTTTAGGTTTTTTATGAGTAAATAGATAGATATTACGGTGCTCACGGTGCTTATTGTCCCGAATATATAGAAAAACGGGCCTGCCTGGGCAAAATAGCCGAAAAAGAATCTCTCTGCATGGGTTAAATATTGGCTGTTTTGGGTGAGGGGGATAAGGAGGATGGAGATGATATAGAATATCTTTACAAGGGAAACCCAAGGCCTATCCCCTGTTATAAGGACTATAAAATGGAGATAAAGGGGGATGATAAACACTAAAAATATATGATTTATCCTGCTAATCTTTATAGCAAGAGCTGGGTCTTGGATAATGGTGAGCAGTGTCTTATCGAGGTTTAGAAGGCATCCAACAAGGCATATGAGGGAAAAAAGGAGATTGACGCGAGCCTTTTTTGCCTTAAATATGCCCATTAGAAAGAGAATAAAAAGAATAACAAGGCTTATAAGGGGTGGGATACTGTATATCTCCATGGCTATTAAATCGAAATTACAATAAAAAACCCTATACAGGCAAGAAAAAACTGATTTTTGTTGATTATTCCATTCAATATGGTAATAATAAAAACATTATGAGGACAAAGATATTATATGATGCAGTGTCTTTTATCCTTGCAGGTGGTGTTGGCGTTCGTCTGCATCCTCTCACAAAGGACAGGGCAAAGCCTGCAGTGCCCTTCGGAGGTAAATACAGGATTATAGACTTTACCCTAAGTAATTGTATCAATTCAGGGGTAAGAAAGATATTTGTTTTGCCTCAGTATAAATCCCATTCCCTAATAAACCATACAAGGGATGCATGGAGCATCCTCAATCCAGAATTGGGGGAGTTTATAACCCATTTATCACCTCAGATGAGGGTTGGGGAGGACTGGTATAAAGGAACCGCTGATGCAGTATATCAAAATCTCTATCACCTTGAGCAGGTAGATGGTGACTATGTCCTTATATTATCCGGTGACCATATATACAAAATGGATTATAGTCATTTTATAAGATACCATAAAAAGAAAAAGGCCGATCTCACCATATCTGCCATAGAGGTAGATATAGCTGAAGCACACCGTTTTGGCGTCATAGAGGTAGACGCATCTTCAAGGGTCTGCGGTTTTGAAGAAAAGCCCCAGAACCCTAAACCTATTCCCAATAAACCAAATAAGGCATTTGTATCCATGGGTGTCTATGTATTCAATAGAGACGTGCTTATCGATATACTGAAAAAGGATGCAGAACTGGAGACATCCCATGACTTTGGGAAAGATATAATGCCTCTCATGTATCACGATTATAGGGTCTTTGTTTATAGATTCGGCACAGGTGGAGGGGGCGGCAAGGATGCAAGCTACTGGCGTGACGTAGGGACTATAGATGCATACTGGAATGCCAATATGGACTTGGCATCTGTAAGCCCGATCTTTAATCTCTATGACAAGAAATGGCCCATAAGGACATATGAAGGCCAATATCCGCCGGCAAAGACAGTATTTGCCGATGAGGATAAGGGCAGGGCCGGCAAAGCACTGGATTCCATAATATGCAGTGGTGTCATAATAAGCGGCGGTAGGGTGGAGAGGTCTGTTCTTTCGCCTGGGGTAAGGATAAACAGCTATGCAGAGGTATCGGAGTCTATACTTTTTAATAATGTC
The sequence above is drawn from the Syntrophorhabdaceae bacterium genome and encodes:
- the glgC gene encoding glucose-1-phosphate adenylyltransferase; protein product: MRTKILYDAVSFILAGGVGVRLHPLTKDRAKPAVPFGGKYRIIDFTLSNCINSGVRKIFVLPQYKSHSLINHTRDAWSILNPELGEFITHLSPQMRVGEDWYKGTADAVYQNLYHLEQVDGDYVLILSGDHIYKMDYSHFIRYHKKKKADLTISAIEVDIAEAHRFGVIEVDASSRVCGFEEKPQNPKPIPNKPNKAFVSMGVYVFNRDVLIDILKKDAELETSHDFGKDIMPLMYHDYRVFVYRFGTGGGGGKDASYWRDVGTIDAYWNANMDLASVSPIFNLYDKKWPIRTYEGQYPPAKTVFADEDKGRAGKALDSIICSGVIISGGRVERSVLSPGVRINSYAEVSESILFNNVTIGMKAKVKRAIIDKGVKVPDGMKIGYDLKKDAERFFVSEEGIVVIPKGEIL
- a CDS encoding ATP-binding protein; the protein is MEIYSIPPLISLVILFILFLMGIFKAKKARVNLLFSLICLVGCLLNLDKTLLTIIQDPALAIKISRINHIFLVFIIPLYLHFIVLITGDRPWVSLVKIFYIISILLIPLTQNSQYLTHAERFFFGYFAQAGPFFYIFGTISTVSTVISIYLLIKNLKMEQSAQKRTRIKYILLSFGLAASVNHFDVFVMRGFEFYPLGNFVFIPMCLFAYSIYKHDIMEWRIFLNKGLIFFLLLVMSAGFFIVVATLMKRFFLHSIGIDLIYIISMILTFLFVYFTRERVQTFIIEFMEQESIKSRQAIRELSFEIMELLNVEEIKKIVIDRITKTFSLNKCILKMVSNMEENSSPSIIHEDDPMYKNGYRLLVPVRSRAHPCVILLGEKGNMTMYTGEDVEILSMLANHVALALDNAQAYKKIEDFSKSLERLVEERTKALIQSESLAAVGRLAAGVAHELNNPIASVMSTIEYYIDHTKEDDAIHDDLAFSLKELKRARDIVKSLLDASRQKEETKILTDIHNPLEDALRILYNQYKNKRITIEKRLKGENSIIMGNPARLCQVFINLIKNSMDAIGDNEGMIIIETSNPDDSHIRCIISDTGEGMDESVLKDIFKPFFTTKKQGQGIGLGLYIVHEIVNEHEGSIEVDSAKGKGTTFTLVFPSRRQ